A region from the Aegilops tauschii subsp. strangulata cultivar AL8/78 chromosome 5, Aet v6.0, whole genome shotgun sequence genome encodes:
- the LOC109747512 gene encoding F-box protein DOR-like: MRGLAPPPESAELVREILLKLPTRDVARCRCVCRLWRGVVAEPSFSSLHAEAAANNISVASEPLLVTVTGVPGRPDEASFSIVSSLRPAPMPHRIAIPGGYSLSNVCSGLLCFAFDRTQALAYICNRAGAPVFICNPVTGETATVPRLCSGG; this comes from the coding sequence ATGAGAGGACTTGCTCCGCCGCCGGAATCAGCAGAGCTGGTCCGGGAGATCCTGCTGAAGCTGCCCACCAGGGACGTGGCCCGTTGCCGCTGCGTCTGCAGGCTATGGCGCGGCGTCGTCGCCGAGCCCAGTTTCAGCAGCCTCCACGCCGAGGCCGCGGCCAACAACATCTCCGTGGCGTCCGAGCCCTTGCTCGTCACTGTGACCGGAGTGCCAGGAAGGCCCGACGAGGCCAGCTTCTCCATCGTCTCCTCGTTGAGGCCCGCTCCCATGCCGCACCGCATCGCCATCCCCGGCGGCTACAGCCTCTCCAACGTCTGCAGCGGCCTCCTCTGCTTTGCGTTCGACCGCACCCAGGCGCTGGCGTACATCTGCAACCGCGCCGGGGCGCCCGTGTTCATCTGCAACCCCGTCACCGGCGAGACGGCAACGGTCCCACGCCTGTGCAGTGGAGGGTGA